TGTACTATTAGTTCTTTATGCATACAGAGATAAAGAGGGAAATGTATTGGGAATAGAAGCGTCATCAAAATTTATATTAGAGCATACTGATGTTCCTGTATACGGAGTTCTAGATTATCATGTAAAAGAAGGATTTATAGGAGGAAGAACTATTAGCCACATCAATCAAGGTGAAGAAGCAGGGAAAATGGTTAAATCTTTGCTTGAAGGTCAAAAGCCACAAAGGAAGATTGTAAATGGAGATGCTATAAATCACTATACATTTAATTATAACGCAATGAAAAAGCATAATATCAAAAAATGGGATATACCAAAAAAAAGTGAAATATATAATGATCCGATAGATGTATTAAAAGACTATAAAGAAGTTGTCATTGCAACCATTGTCTTATTAATAAGCCTTATAATAGTCATAATAGTACTTATAATGTATGTGATAAAAAGACTTCACTATGAAAAGGAACTAGTAAAAGCAAAGGAATTAGCTGAAAATACAAATAAAGCTCAAAATAATTTTATATCAAATATTAGTCATGAATTAAGAACACCTATAGCAGTTATAATGTCCTCGAATCAATTATTAGACTTGAATATAAGAAAAGAACAAAGCAATTATCTTGAAAGTAATATACAAAAAACTAGTATAATTAAACAAAATTGTAATAGATTGATTAGACTTACAAATAACATTATAGATATAGCAAAAATAGATTCTGGATTTATGGATTTAAAGACTAAAAATATAGATGTAGTATTTTTAATTGAAAGTATAGTAAATTCAGTTGTACCATATGCATCAACTAAAAACATAGATCTTATTTTTGATACTAATGAAGAAGAAGTAATAATGTCAGTTGATCCAGATAAAATAGAAAGAATAGTATTGAATTTAATGTCTAATGCTATTAAATTTTCAAAAGAAAATACAAATATATATGTGAATGTTCAAAAATCAAAAGAGATGCTTACATGTTCTGTAAAAGATACTGGTATAGGTATGGAACAAAAACATCTAGAAAATATATTTGAAAGATTTACTCAAATAGATGATATAATGGTAAGAAAAAGTGAAGGTAGTGGTATAGGACTATCTCTTGTTAAATCATTTGTAAATTTACATGGCGGAGAGATTAAAGTTAAATCTAGTGTTGGAGAAGGTAGTGAATTTATAGTACAGTTACCAATAAAATTAGATGAAAATAGCGAATTAGAAAGTAAATATGAAGTAAGTAATATGGATGCTGTGGTTTTAAAAACTAGCGTGGAGTTTTCTGATATTTATTTCTAGACTTATAAATAAAAAAATCAATTTGCTTAAGTAACTACATGGGCGCTACACTTTATATTACAAATTACTTTGCATGTTGATTAAAACATATAATAATATTAAAAAAAAGAGTGTATTATATAATAAAAAAATTCATTTTAATACACTTTTTTTTAATAGTTTAATTTTAAACAGATTTATTATATTTAACTAAATCTTTAATAATTTTATTTTGCTCTTTTACATTTTTACTACATTTCCAAAGTGAGATACCATCTTTTGTATCCTTGTAATAAGATAAATTAATATCACCTGTATTACAACTTTTTAGTAAAATATTTATACATTTATTAGATTTAAGGTCATAATCTATATATAATTTTAGGTCATTAATTTCGTATAAGTAAGTAGCACGATTATCATTATTATTACCATTTTTTATTTTTTTTAATTTTTTATTATTAAGTAGAAGTTCTATATCTGAAATTGATATTTTAGTATCATTTTCGATAGTACGAGCAATATTAAAATAAACCTCATATAAATAGTTTACATCCTTTAGCTTATTAACTACCTCAAAACACTGCTCTTGCTCATCTAGAGATCTAAGATTAAGCGACAAATCAAGTTTCCAATCATTAGTATTTAATTTTGAATATGATGTATTTAAGTAATTATTATCCCCTTTGTTTACATTATAAGAAATAGAATCGATTTTATCTAAAGTTTTTGTATTTGTATCTATATAAGATACTACAAGAAATTCATCTTTATTAGTGAATTCAAAATTATTAGTTGAGTAAGTTAAGTTTGAATTGTTTTTAGTGCTATCAATTAGAGCGACGCTACCTGGAATATTTTCAACTTTTGTATCTGGAATTAAATCATTAAGTTCATTAGAAAGAATGTTTTCTCCTCTTACATCTTTGTGAATAAGATTAAAATAAGATTCTTGAAGCAAGCTTAAATCTTTATTTTTAAAATTTAAAGCTACAGCAGAACCCATTATAACTATGCAGCTAATACAAATTAGTACATAGAATTTTTTATTGCCTTTCAATTTGATGCCCCCCATTTTATATTGATATTTAAACTATAATGCTACTTATTTAACTACAATATATAATATACTAAAATTTAAAGAAAATCGAATTCAAATCGGTTACAATTATATTAATAATTAAAAATGTCAGGGGGAACGATTTTAATGGATGAAAAATATATTGGAGTAATTATTAAAAATCAAGACGATAAAATATTATTATACAAAAATAATTACTACATAAAAATTAAAGTACAAGAAGATGAAGACATAAGTTTAGCAATAAAAAATGCTCTTAAAAAAAATGTAAACCAAGAAGCATATAGGATGGTTAGATATTATGATAAAGCTATAAAAAATGAAAAAAGAATAATTGATAAAGAGGACAATATAAAAATGTATGTAGTTGAAGTGATATCTTACGATGAAAAATTAAAATTTATTAAATCACAAGAACTATTAAATCACCTAAAAAAATCACCAAGCAAAACTTTCTATGAATTGATATTTGTAAAGTATAAGCCGTACAAAGAATTAGCAGAAGCTTTACTCGCTATGATTATGATATTTTTAAGTACTATTATGATGATTAGTATAAAATATTTAGGATTAAACAACTTTATGTTTAAATTGCCACTTATACTTCAATTATTACTATTAGTAGTTATATTTGTAAGTGTGTTTAAATATTTAACACCATTATTAGTAAAAGTATTTATGAGAAAAAATATAGATATTAGAAAAAGTAGTACTATAAAGAGTATAACTACAGTAATAAGTATAGTAATGATGATGGGGGTAGCTACAGGGTTAATATAAGACATATTTCAAAAATATCTATTAATATAGAATAATTAAAATGAATAGTTATAAATAAAAATAAATATAGAGGTGGTAAAAATGATAAAAAAGATAGGGCTTATAAAAGAAATTGCTAGTAAAATAGGCAAAAAGAAAGCATATGAATTACTTGATATGGTAGAGGGGAATCAGCCTTTCGTAGCAGAAGTAAAAAT
Above is a genomic segment from Romboutsia lituseburensis containing:
- a CDS encoding sensor histidine kinase, which produces MKSTKVGESFRFIFGIIVLIISIITITNYVIADSRDESKHVLYISSYNPNFVSFDDQVNRIKKEIGDNVVLQIEYMDTKTFYSEKNEENFYNSIKYKIKNYKKFDVVICGDDRALNFSLEHRNELFKDIPIVYLGVSEIKLVSKANEEKDTYGVTEFPSIKENIDLISKLHSGKNIIAITDNPTEVATEIKEFYNYKNEYKSLNFEHISLAEITYKDFEKRLMKLTDDDVLLVLYAYRDKEGNVLGIEASSKFILEHTDVPVYGVLDYHVKEGFIGGRTISHINQGEEAGKMVKSLLEGQKPQRKIVNGDAINHYTFNYNAMKKHNIKKWDIPKKSEIYNDPIDVLKDYKEVVIATIVLLISLIIVIIVLIMYVIKRLHYEKELVKAKELAENTNKAQNNFISNISHELRTPIAVIMSSNQLLDLNIRKEQSNYLESNIQKTSIIKQNCNRLIRLTNNIIDIAKIDSGFMDLKTKNIDVVFLIESIVNSVVPYASTKNIDLIFDTNEEEVIMSVDPDKIERIVLNLMSNAIKFSKENTNIYVNVQKSKEMLTCSVKDTGIGMEQKHLENIFERFTQIDDIMVRKSEGSGIGLSLVKSFVNLHGGEIKVKSSVGEGSEFIVQLPIKLDENSELESKYEVSNMDAVVLKTSVEFSDIYF